A single Papilio machaon chromosome 12, ilPapMach1.1, whole genome shotgun sequence DNA region contains:
- the LOC106708569 gene encoding signaling mucin HKR1: protein MNSLVVLFSLMAFATAKPSHLVAFSGAPSAYTSESRVDVHSSPSIVTSGAVAPVARTYVAGPAFAAANAAFAAPAAYSQQSRVDFVKSSPAVVSTYSAAPAAYSQQSRVDFVKSSPAVVSTYSAAPAAFGTPVIAGPSASSYQSRVDIKSSPAVVNTYSTAPVVSSAAIAGPASFAAPAAIAAPAATSYQSRLDIKSSPAVVSTYSAAPVAISAPAAIAAPAATSYQSRLDIKSSPAIVSTYSAAPVVSQAAIAAPAATSYQSRLDIKSSPAVVSTYSAAPVVSQAAIATPAAISAPAATSYQTRLDIKSSPAVVSTYSSAPVVASAAIATPAAIAAPAATSYQSRLDIKSSPAVVRTYSAAPVVAQAAYAAPAAIAAPAASSYQSRVDIKSSPAVVSTYSSAPIATPVRAAYAAPAAVVANVATPVAASTYQSRVDVKSSPGVISTVGAAPIAYSAPIATAAYRAPIATTAYAVEGCAPAVVSSRVVETPEVAAARAAHLQAKALAEGHFIHKRSATLVGSYLGAAIVPAASSHQSRVEIKSSPAVVSTYAAAPVLSTYAAAPFAYTAPIATGVYGVHPW, encoded by the coding sequence ATGAACTCGCTGGTGGTGTTGTTTTCTTTGATGGCGTTTGCCACGGCGAAGCCCTCGCACCTAGTGGCTTTCTCTGGTGCACCATCGGCCTATACATCGGAATCCAGAGTTGATGTCCACTCATCGCCTTCGATTGTGACATCAGGTGCCGTCGCACCGGTCGCTCGGACTTACGTCGCGGGACCCGCATTCGCCGCTGCTAATGCTGCCTTCGCTGCTCCAGCTGCGTATTCTCAGCAGTCCCGTGTGGACTTCGTCAAGTCTTCGCCAGCTGTCGTGAGCACCTACTCTGCTGCTCCAGCTGCGTATTCTCAGCAGTCCCGTGTGGACTTCGTCAAGTCTTCGCCAGCTGTCGTGAGCACCTACTCTGCTGCTCCCGCTGCTTTTGGTACACCCGTCATTGCAGGTCCTTCTGCATCATCGTACCAGTCTCGCGTGGACATCAAGTCCTCACCTGCTGTAGTCAACACTTACTCTACTGCTCCCGTAGTTTCTTCGGCGGCTATCGCTGGACCAGCGTCTTTTGCTGCTCCCGCTGCTATAGCCGCTCCTGCCGCAACGTCATATCAATCTCGTTTAGACATTAAGTCATCTCCTGCCGTAGTCAGCACTTACTCAGCAGCTCCCGTAGCTATTTCTGCCCCTGCCGCTATTGCAGCTCCTGCCGCAACATCTTACCAATCTCGTTTGGATATTAAATCATCTCCTGCCATAGTCAGCACTTACTCAGCAGCTCCCGTAGTTAGCCAAGCAGCTATTGCAGCTCCTGCCGCAACATCTTACCAATCTCGTCTGGACATTAAGTCATCTCCTGCCGTAGTCAGCACTTACTCAGCAGCTCCCGTAGTTAGCCAAGCAGCTATTGCCACCCCTGCCGCTATTTCAGCACCTGCCGCAACATCTTATCAAACTCGTTTAGACATAAAGTCTTCTCCTGCCGTAGTCAGCACTTATTCATCTGCTCCCGTAGTTGCTTCCGCAGCTATTGCCACCCCTGCTGCAATCGCAGCTCCAGCTGCAACATCATATCAATCTAGATTGGACATTAAGTCGTCTCCCGCTGTAGTCCGTACTTACTCAGCTGCTCCCGTAGTTGCTCAAGCAGCTTATGCCGCCCCTGCGGCTATCGCAGCTCCTGCCGCTTCATCTTACCAATCTCGAGTAGACATTAAATCGTCTCCAGCTGTAGTAAGCACTTACTCTTCAGCTCCCATTGCTACCCCCGTTCGTGCCGCTTATGCTGCTCCTGCGGCTGTCGTAGCGAATGTTGCCACCCCTGTGGCCGCATCAACTTACCAATCTCGGGTTGATGTAAAATCTTCTCCCGGTGTTATCAGCACAGTTGGTGCTGCTCCCATAGCCTACTCTGCTCCCATAGCCACCGCTGCTTACAGAGCCCCAATCGCTACAACAGCTTATGCTGTTGAAGGCTGTGCGCCAGCTGTTGTCTCCTCAAGAGTTGTAGAAACTCCTGAAGTGGCTGCCGCCCGCGCAGCACATTTGCAAGCAAAAGCTCTCGCAGAAGGTCACTTCATTCATAAACGATCAGCTACTTTGGTGGGCTCTTACCTGGGAGCAGCAATAGTTCCTGCAGCGTCATCACATCAATCTCGTGTTGAAATTAAGTCATCGCCTGCCGTCGTCAGCACCTACGCCGCTGCACCGGTTCTCTCAACATACGCTGCAGCGCCATTCGCCTACACCGCGCCGATTGCGACTGGAGTATACGGCGTACACCCCTGGTGA